Proteins encoded together in one Terriglobus saanensis SP1PR4 window:
- a CDS encoding MBOAT family O-acyltransferase, whose amino-acid sequence MLFNSYGFLFVFLPVTLLGFHLLGRFGRRPVILWLTLMSVVFYSAWNRVFVLFLLGSIATNFALSRWIADAPENSHRRKALLWCSVGANLLALFYFKYLFTLLTHLAGHHWIGKPHPILLPLGISFFTFTQISYLIDLAQGQAEEKDFLSYLLFVTFFPHLIAGPILHHKEMMPQFAEGRRFQVTAENFSLGFTWFVFGLAKKVLIADHLAAKSDFTFSHAGALGLLPAWTGLVVYSMQLYFDFSGYSDMAIGLARMFGIEFPMNFNSPWKATSVTEYWQRWHITLTRYITLYLYNPLLLGVQRRRMDAGKKVSRKSLATLGGFTAMVAYPTMLTMLLTGMWHGAGLQFLLFGVLHGIYLTAAQAWRHFRPNANVSTKWPVLGMRVGVYLQVAFALVFFRSASLGKAFAMIADMAGRHGLGQLDTEIPVLLAFALFPVVWYLPNTQEILGQQATTEVGLPLLERIRWRPNMPWACATAAVFFAVLVLMNEVSTFLYFQF is encoded by the coding sequence ATGCTCTTTAACTCTTACGGATTTCTTTTCGTCTTCCTTCCCGTTACGCTCCTCGGGTTCCATCTTCTGGGGCGCTTTGGACGGCGGCCCGTCATTCTATGGCTGACGCTCATGTCGGTCGTCTTCTATAGCGCCTGGAACAGAGTTTTTGTTCTGTTTCTTTTGGGTTCCATAGCAACCAACTTTGCGCTGTCGCGCTGGATAGCAGATGCGCCGGAGAATAGCCACAGGCGTAAAGCACTGCTCTGGTGCAGCGTAGGCGCAAACTTACTTGCGCTCTTTTACTTCAAGTACCTCTTCACGCTTCTGACCCACCTTGCCGGGCATCACTGGATCGGTAAGCCCCATCCCATTCTTCTCCCGCTGGGCATCTCCTTCTTCACCTTTACCCAGATCAGCTATCTCATCGATCTGGCGCAGGGGCAGGCGGAAGAGAAAGACTTTCTCAGCTACCTTTTGTTCGTAACATTCTTCCCGCATCTCATTGCGGGCCCCATCCTTCATCACAAAGAGATGATGCCGCAGTTCGCAGAGGGACGCCGCTTTCAGGTCACAGCGGAGAACTTCTCGCTTGGCTTCACCTGGTTCGTGTTCGGACTGGCAAAAAAAGTTTTGATCGCGGACCATCTCGCGGCGAAATCAGACTTTACTTTTTCCCATGCCGGAGCGCTGGGGCTTTTACCCGCGTGGACAGGCCTGGTGGTCTACTCCATGCAGTTATACTTCGATTTCTCGGGGTACTCGGATATGGCCATCGGTTTGGCTCGTATGTTTGGCATCGAGTTTCCGATGAACTTCAACTCGCCGTGGAAGGCAACCAGCGTCACGGAGTACTGGCAGCGCTGGCACATAACGCTGACGCGCTACATCACGCTCTATCTCTATAACCCGCTGCTTCTTGGAGTGCAGCGACGACGCATGGATGCGGGCAAGAAGGTCTCGCGAAAGTCGCTGGCGACCCTTGGGGGATTCACCGCGATGGTGGCCTATCCGACCATGCTGACAATGCTCCTGACGGGAATGTGGCATGGCGCTGGACTTCAATTTCTTCTCTTCGGCGTGCTGCATGGTATCTATCTGACGGCAGCCCAAGCATGGCGACACTTCCGCCCCAACGCCAACGTGAGCACGAAGTGGCCCGTGCTGGGCATGCGCGTCGGAGTCTATCTGCAGGTGGCGTTTGCCTTGGTCTTCTTCCGTTCAGCGTCCCTGGGAAAAGCGTTCGCGATGATTGCCGATATGGCAGGACGGCATGGCCTTGGTCAGCTGGATACCGAGATCCCCGTGTTGCTCGCATTCGCCCTCTTTCCTGTCGTCTGGTATCTGCCCAATACCCAGGAGATTTTGGGACAGCAGGCAACGACCGAAGTGGGGCTTCCTCTGCTCGAACGGATACGATGGCGGCCGAACATGCCATGGGCATGCGCTACGGCCGCCGTCTTCTTTGCTGTCCTCGTCCTGATGAACGAAGTTTCGACCTTCCTCTACTTCCAGTTCTAA
- a CDS encoding type I phosphomannose isomerase catalytic subunit: MTNALAPFRLRPTFSPRPWGRRDLKPWYTLDPKEQGAEPIGESWLTGPQAVVETGELSGITLAEIAKMHAVPLLGAWEGEGEFPLLLKLLFPDDKLSVQVHPNDEQAQAMGQRRGKTECWYTLAAEPGAAVACGLKPGVTPDQVRASVADNSMEELLNQIVLHVGDMIFVDAGTVHAIGPGLTLLETQQTSDITYRMYDYGRPRELHLEQGIAIAKAKTAAGPVKPEALSLNAAPDVRGTRLIQQHYFTVDRFDLPANGTLDLADAAGKPHCIVALEGSATLKASDGSEVELLLGTATVIPASITKYTLSAGAKGFACVRSMP, encoded by the coding sequence ATGACAAATGCTCTCGCCCCCTTTCGCCTTCGCCCGACCTTCAGCCCACGCCCATGGGGACGTCGTGATCTCAAGCCCTGGTACACGCTCGATCCCAAAGAACAAGGAGCGGAGCCTATCGGCGAATCCTGGCTTACCGGGCCGCAGGCGGTAGTAGAGACAGGTGAACTCTCTGGCATAACACTCGCTGAAATTGCGAAGATGCATGCCGTACCGTTACTTGGAGCATGGGAGGGCGAAGGCGAGTTTCCGCTTCTGCTCAAGCTGCTCTTCCCGGACGATAAGCTGTCGGTGCAGGTGCATCCCAACGACGAGCAGGCGCAGGCCATGGGCCAGCGACGAGGCAAAACGGAGTGCTGGTACACCCTCGCGGCAGAGCCAGGAGCGGCCGTCGCCTGTGGTCTGAAGCCCGGTGTGACGCCGGACCAGGTGCGCGCTTCGGTAGCAGACAACAGCATGGAAGAGCTTCTCAACCAGATCGTGCTGCATGTTGGCGACATGATCTTCGTCGATGCAGGAACAGTGCACGCCATTGGGCCTGGACTCACGCTGCTTGAAACGCAACAGACCTCTGATATTACCTATCGCATGTATGACTATGGTCGCCCGCGCGAGCTGCATCTGGAACAGGGAATTGCTATAGCTAAGGCAAAGACCGCTGCCGGTCCTGTGAAACCGGAGGCACTGTCTCTGAACGCTGCGCCCGATGTTCGTGGGACCCGCCTTATCCAGCAGCATTACTTCACCGTCGACCGCTTCGACCTTCCCGCCAACGGCACACTGGATCTCGCAGACGCAGCGGGAAAGCCGCATTGCATCGTTGCGCTTGAAGGTAGTGCGACTCTCAAGGCCTCGGATGGCAGTGAGGTGGAGCTTCTTCTCGGAACCGCGACTGTCATCCCCGCTTCGATTACGAAGTACACTCTCTCCGCTGGAGCAAAAGGCTTTGCGTGCGTTCGGTCCATGCCGTAG
- a CDS encoding acyl-CoA desaturase, whose product MSPVVTEVPDVNAVIVPTSGVSAAAATREKVKQDLRMGRDHQQGRINWITSIAMGAFHVGALAALLPVFWSWKNVAAGVIMYFLAINVGIGMTYHRLLTHRGYRVPRWLEIFQTACGTLALEGGPIFWVATHRVHHQYSDHDGDPHTPHDGTWWAHAGWILSGRALHSETALLGRYAPDLTRDRAHVWLSKWHWLPLTLAGFAQMGIGAALASPGHRIMGALGMVLWGTFLRVSLGLHATWLVNSATHLFGSRRFETKDDSRNSWWVALLTGGEGWHNNHHAHPVSVRHGLTWYEFDPNYYGIWLLQKVGLAKKVQVAVYDRNNPKPAGV is encoded by the coding sequence ATGTCCCCAGTTGTAACAGAAGTTCCAGACGTGAATGCAGTGATCGTACCGACAAGCGGCGTGTCTGCCGCGGCAGCTACCCGCGAAAAGGTCAAGCAGGACCTTCGCATGGGCCGCGACCATCAGCAAGGCCGTATCAATTGGATCACCTCCATCGCAATGGGTGCTTTCCACGTAGGCGCGCTCGCCGCGCTTCTCCCCGTGTTCTGGTCCTGGAAGAACGTCGCCGCAGGCGTCATCATGTATTTCCTCGCAATCAACGTCGGCATCGGCATGACGTACCACCGGCTTCTCACGCATCGAGGCTATCGCGTTCCCCGCTGGCTGGAGATCTTCCAGACTGCCTGCGGCACGCTCGCCCTCGAAGGCGGACCGATCTTCTGGGTGGCCACGCATCGCGTGCATCACCAGTACAGCGACCACGATGGCGATCCCCACACGCCGCATGACGGCACCTGGTGGGCGCATGCCGGCTGGATCCTCTCAGGCCGCGCGCTTCACTCTGAGACAGCATTGCTTGGACGCTACGCTCCCGACCTTACCCGCGACCGCGCTCACGTTTGGCTGAGCAAGTGGCATTGGCTACCTCTCACGCTCGCTGGCTTCGCGCAGATGGGCATCGGCGCAGCGCTCGCATCTCCCGGCCATCGCATCATGGGCGCTCTCGGCATGGTGCTCTGGGGGACCTTCCTCCGTGTCTCGCTTGGCCTGCACGCCACCTGGCTAGTAAACTCCGCAACTCACCTCTTCGGTTCGCGCCGCTTCGAGACCAAGGATGACTCCCGCAATAGCTGGTGGGTTGCCCTGCTGACCGGCGGCGAAGGCTGGCACAACAATCACCACGCGCATCCGGTATCGGTCCGTCACGGCCTGACCTGGTATGAATTCGATCCGAACTACTACGGCATCTGGCTGTTGCAGAAGGTCGGTCTGGCCAAGAAGGTCCAGGTTGCCGTATATGACCGCAATAACCCCAAGCCCGCAGGCGTCTAA